One genomic window of uncultured Erythrobacter sp. includes the following:
- a CDS encoding glucose 1-dehydrogenase yields the protein MAGRVAGKVVLLTGGAMGLGKAATKALLAEGATVIITDIDEAAGRATAAELGCDYLHQDVTDWPRWQAIIAEVEASHGRLDVLVNNAAITVFGSIADISPEDFKRCYTVDVDSIFMGCKAAIPLMAKSGGGSIVNFSSAAGNKPSPDLAAYNSAKAAVVTLTKSIALYCAREKNGVRVNSVQPGTILTPNVESVIAGTPDPDATRAAFSIAQPIGRMGEVEDIAHLVVYLASDESKFATGAPFIVDGGLSIA from the coding sequence ATGGCAGGACGTGTGGCAGGCAAAGTGGTGCTGCTGACAGGCGGCGCGATGGGTCTGGGCAAGGCGGCGACCAAGGCCCTGCTGGCCGAGGGCGCGACTGTCATCATCACCGATATTGACGAGGCAGCGGGCCGCGCGACCGCAGCGGAACTGGGCTGCGATTACCTCCATCAGGACGTCACCGACTGGCCGCGCTGGCAGGCGATCATTGCCGAGGTTGAAGCCAGCCACGGGCGGCTCGACGTGCTGGTGAACAATGCCGCGATCACGGTGTTCGGCTCCATTGCCGACATCTCGCCCGAAGATTTCAAGCGCTGCTACACGGTGGATGTCGATTCGATCTTCATGGGCTGCAAGGCGGCGATCCCGTTGATGGCCAAGAGCGGCGGCGGGTCTATCGTCAACTTCTCCAGCGCGGCGGGCAACAAGCCCTCCCCCGATCTGGCCGCCTATAACAGCGCCAAGGCGGCAGTGGTGACGCTGACCAAGAGCATCGCGCTGTACTGCGCGCGCGAAAAGAACGGCGTGCGGGTGAACTCGGTGCAGCCGGGCACGATCCTGACCCCCAATGTCGAAAGCGTGATCGCCGGAACCCCCGATCCCGACGCGACCCGCGCAGCCTTCTCCATCGCCCAGCCCATCGGCCGCATGGGCGAGGTCGAGGATATTGCGCACCTCGTCGTCTATCTCGCCAGCGATGAGAGCAAGTTCGCCACCGGCGCGCCGTTCATCGTCGACGGCGGCTTGAGCATCGCATGA
- a CDS encoding nuclear transport factor 2 family protein — translation MMGTADDRFAIIDLAALYMRGLDRLDGDLLLAQFWPGARCEYGVFSGPAEDFAAFCMEMLKEHQRNHHMLGQHLIDFTGPNEAYGEVYYQAYHRVFDDSGSPRDLFIAGRYVDRYERRDGVWKFAYRSELVDWVRDDPATDGMVAVAPFIMGQRKPDDPLYNREAMQP, via the coding sequence ATGATGGGCACCGCTGACGATCGCTTCGCCATTATCGACCTTGCAGCGCTCTATATGCGCGGGCTCGACCGGCTCGATGGTGACTTGCTGCTGGCACAGTTCTGGCCCGGGGCGCGGTGCGAATACGGGGTGTTCAGTGGCCCGGCGGAAGACTTCGCCGCCTTCTGCATGGAGATGCTCAAGGAGCACCAGCGCAACCACCATATGCTCGGCCAGCATCTCATCGACTTCACCGGCCCTAACGAGGCCTATGGCGAGGTCTATTATCAGGCCTACCACCGCGTGTTCGATGACAGCGGGAGCCCACGCGATCTGTTTATCGCGGGCCGTTATGTCGACCGATACGAGCGGCGCGATGGCGTCTGGAAATTCGCCTACCGTAGCGAGTTGGTCGACTGGGTGCGCGACGATCCCGCGACCGACGGCATGGTCGCAGTCGCGCCCTTCATCATGGGCCAGCGCAAGCCCGACGATCCGCTCTACAACCGCGAGGCGATGCAGCCATGA